CCAGGGCCTGGTGCACCGGCCCGGATTCACCTGGCAGGCCCGGGAGTTACTGCGCGCGTGCGGTCTCGCCGTCTGGGAGTTCGACCATCTGGTGGAGGGCCAGGGGCCGTTCGAGGCGGAAGCCTCCGGCAGGTTCCCCTCTCCGGTCATGGACGTCGACCAGGGGTACGAGACGTATCTGGCCGGGCTGCGGGAACGCTCACCGAAGTTCACCCGCACGACGCTCGCCAAGGAACGCCGGCTGGCCCGCACCGTGAGCGAGCTGCGCTACGTCCACGACGAACGCGATCCGGCCGCCCTGCGCGTCCTGATGGGCTGGAAGTCCGCCCAGTACCGCAGGACCGGCCGCAGCGACCGCTTCGCGCACGAGTGGATCGCCCGGCTGGTGGAGCAGTTGTTCCACACCCGGTCCGAGCCGTTCGCGGGGATCCTGTCGGTGCTGTACGCCGACGGGAAGCCGGTCGCCGCCCACTTCGGGCTGCGCACCGAGCGCGTCCTCGCGTGCTGGTTCCCGGCGTACGACCCGCAGTACGCGAAGTACTCCCCGGGCCTGGTCCTGCATCTGCGGATGGCCGAGGCGGCCGCCGCCGACGGCGTCGCGTACCTCGATCTGGGCCGGGGTCAGAAGGAGTACAAGGACTCCCTGAAGACACGGGAACTGACCGTGTCGGAGGGGTGGGTGACCCGTCGGCACCCGGTCGCGGTCGGACACCGCGTCCGCCGGGTTCCGGCGCGGGCACTGCGCAACGCCGTGGTGGCGCGGCCGGAGCTGTTCGAACCCGCCGACAGGCTGTTGAAGAAAGTGGGAAAGATCCGCTCGGGCGCGACTGTAACGGTCAAACCAACAAAAACGTGAGGCCTCGTTCCAGGTCTTGCCATATAGGTTCAATCGTCAATACCGTCATACATCACACCCGCACCGTCCCGTCATCGAGCGGCTCTAGGGGAGGGCTCAAGGACCGCGACGGGGGCGCGGGGCGCGGTAGGGGGGTGCCGTGCTCGGTGACCGCACAGGTGACCGAGTCGTGCCGCGCGACCGGCTGTCGTTTCTCTGGAACAAGCACAGCACGACGGCGGTCGGCCAGCTTTGCCAGCTCACCCGGCAGGTACGGAGATTCCTTCCGGCATGCCGTGCGTGAGAACCCCCCTTTCGAACCGGAGCGACAAACCGGACCGCCCAGGGGCGGGCGGTCCACCGGACGAGAGGGAACCAGACTCATGAGTTCAGTTCTGCGCCCGGCGACTGCGGGCCAGGATGTGCCGACAGCCAGCCAGTACCGGCCCATCTCCACTCACCTGGCCATCACGCCACCGGTGAGTGTCGTCATACCCGCCATGAACGAGGCGGAGAACCTTCCGTACGTCTTCAAGACGCTGCCCGACTGGATCCACGAAGTGGTTCTGGTGGACGGCAACTCCACGGACGACACCGTCGCGGTGGCCCGCGAACTGTGGCCCGAGGTGAAGGTCGTGGAGCAGCACGGCAAGGGCAAGGGGGACGCCCTGATCACCGGGTTCGAAGCCTGTACCGGTGACATCGTCGTCATGATCGACGCGGACGGCTCGGCCGACGGCAACGAGATCGTCTCCTATGTGTCCGCCCTGGTCTCGGGCGCGGACTTCGCCAAGGGGTCCCGCTTCGCCAACGGCGGCGGCACCGACGACATGACGTTCATCCGCAAACTCGGCAACTGGGCGCTGTGCACCATCGTCAACCGCAAGTTCGGCGCCCGCTACACGGATCTCTGCTACGGGTACAACGCCTTCTGGCGGCACTGCCTCGACAAGATCGACCTCGACTGCACAGGGTTCGAGGTGGAGACCCTGATGAACATCCGGGTCGTCAAGGCGGGGCTGAAAGTGCAGGAGATACCGAGCTACGAGTACCTCCGCATCCACGGCGCGAGCAATCTGCGGGCCGTCCGGGACGGGTTCCGGGTGCTCAAGGTGATTCTCGGTGAGCGGTCGAACCGGCGTGCCCTGCGCCGCCGCGCCCATCACTCGCCGATGCTCGACTCGCGCCGGGGAGAGGTGTCTTGAGCGATCCCGACATCTCCGTCGTGATCTGCGTGTACACCGAGGACCGCTGGGAGGACATCCTCGCGGCGGTCGCCTCGGTGCGTACGCAGTCGTACCCGGCCCTGGAGACGCTGCTGGTCGTCGACCACAATCCGGTGCTTCTGGACCGGCTGACCAAGGAGTACAAGGAAGTTCGGGAGGTCCGCGTGTTCGCCAACGCGGGCCCCCGCGGCCTGTCTGCGGGCCGCAACACGGGGATCGCCGCCTCGCGCGGCGAGGTGATCGCCTTCCTGGACGACGACGCCGTCGCCGAGCGGGACTGGCTGCGCCACTTCGCCTCGGGATACGCGGACCCGCGGGTCATGGCAGTCGGCGGCCGTACGATGCCGATCTGGGCGTCGGGGCGCCGGCCCGCCTGGTTCCCCGAGGAGTTCGACTGGGTGGTCGGCTGCACCTACAAGGGCATCCCGTCCGGTCTGGTCCGGGTGCGTAACGTCCTGGGCGGCAACGCCTCCTTCCGCCGCAGCGCCTTCGACGCCGCGGGCGGCTTCGCCACCGGCATCGGACGGGACGGCGACAAACGCCCGCTGGGCTGCGAGGAGACGGAGCTGTGCATCCGGCTGAGCCGGGCCAGACCGGACGCGGTCCTGCTGATCGACGACCGGGCGGTGATCCACCACCGGGTGCCCGAGGCGCGCGAGCACTTCGGGTACTTCCGCACGCGCGCGTACGCGGAGGGCCTGTCGAAGGCGCTCGTGGCCCGAAGTGTCGGTGCGGACAAGGGACTTGAGTCCGAGCGCCGGTACGCCACCCGGGTGCTGCCGGCCGGGGTGGTGCGCGGGCTGCGGGACGCCGCGCTGTCCCGGCCGGGGGGCGCCGGGCGGGCGGGCGCGATCGTCGCCGGGGTGCTCACCGCGGCCGGCGGGTATGTGGTCGGCGCCGTCCGGGCGCGGCGGGGCGGAGCCACGTTCACGGTCGCGGACATCGAGAGGGAGAGAGATGGCTGAGCCGCCCGTACCGATCCTCATGTACCACGCGGTCGCCACCGACCCGAACGCCGCCACCCGCGCGCTGTCGGTGTCCCCGGAGGCCTTCGCCCGGCAGATGGAGATCGTCGCCGAGTCGGGGCTCATGCCGGTCAGGACCGCCGACCTCGCCGCCCGTTGGCGCGACGGCCGGCCGCTGCCCGCGCGGCCCGTCCTGATCACCTTCGACGACGGCTACGAAGGCGTCCACCGCCACGCCCTGCCCGTGCTCGCCAAGCACGGCTTCACGGCCACGGTGTTCGTCTCCACCGGCTGGATCCGGGGTGCGTACGACACGGGCGGCGGCCTGGACACCATGCTGGACTGGGACCAGGTCCGCGAACTGGCCGCGGCGGACGTCGAGATCGGCGGCCACACCCACACGCACCCAGAGCTCGATCAGCTCGACGACAGCGCGCTGCGCCACGAGCTGATCCACTCCAGGGAGATCGTCACCGACGAACTCGGCACCGCGCCGGCCTCGCTCGCCTACCCGTACGGCTACTCCAGCCGCCGGGTGCGCGAGGCGGTACGCGAGACGGGGTACGGCCAGGCGCTCGCCGTGAACAACGGCCTGGCGCGCCGGAGCCAGGGGCCGTATGCGCTCACCCGCCTCACCGTGCGCCGCAGCACCACGGCCGAGGAGTTCGAGCGGCTCGTCCAGGGCCGTGCGATCGCCCGGGACTTCGCCAGGGACCGTGCCCTCACCAAGGGGTACGCGTTGGTCCGAAGAGCACGACAGGTCCGCCGGAAGGTCTCCCGTTCCCGTGTCTGACACGACGACCACGACCGAGCCCGAGTCGACCGCGGCGAAGGCGCCCGAGCAGTCGGGGCGCCGTATCCGTCTGCCCGGCCTCGGCAGGGGCGCGGGAGGCGGCAACCAGCTGTTCCGCAACGCCTACGCCCTGATGCTCAACACCGGTGTCTCCGCGGTGCTGGGCCTCGGCTTCTGGCTGGCGGCGGCCCGCTACTACTCCGAGTCGGCGGTCGGCCAGGGCTCCGCCGCGATCGCCGCGATGAAACTCCTCGCGGGACTGACCGCGGTGACACTGACCGGGGCGCTGGCCCGCTTCATACCGGTCGCGGGCCGCGCCACCGGGCGCCTCATCGCCCGTACGTACGCGGGCAGTTCGGTGGTCGTGGCGATCGCCGCGGCCGTCTTCCTGCTCACCCTGGACATGTGGGGGCCGTCGTACCGCTTCCTGCACGGGACGGTGAACGGCCTCGGCTTCATCGCCGCCGTCATCGCCTGGAACGTGCTCACCCTCCAGGACGGGGTGCTGACCGGGCTGCGCAGTGCGCTGTGGGTGCCGGTCGGCAACACCGTGTTCTCCGCGGTGAAGCTGGGACTCCTGGTCGCGTTCGCGGTGGCGATCCCGACGGCCGGTGTCTTCGTGTCATGGGTCACGGCGATCGCCGTCTCGGTGCTGCCGCTGGGCTGGATGGTGTTCCGGCGCCTGGCGCCGCGCCATGTGAAGGCCACCGAGGACCATGCGAAGCCGCCCTCCCTCAGGGAGATCGGGCGTTTCCTCGCGGGCGACTACACCGGCTCGCTGTTCTCGCTCGCCGTGGTCTACCTGGTCCCGGTGATCGTGGCCTCCCAGGTCAGCTCCCAGGACAACGCGTACTTCTACATCACCACGACGATCGGCGGCACCTGCAACCTGCTCGCCATCAACATGGGCGCCTCGCTGACCGTCGAGGGCTCGCACGACCCGTCACGCCTGGCCGCCAACACCCGTGCCGCGCTGAAGCGGATGGCGCGGATCATGCTGCCGGTGGCCGGCGTCCTGTTCTTCGGGGCGCCCTGGATCCTCGGTGTGTTCGGATCGGGCTACGCGGACGCGGCCACCCCGCTGCTGCGCTGGTTCGCCGTCGGCGCGGTGCTCCGGGTCGTCATGGAGACGTACTTCGCGGTGCTGCGCGCACAGAGCCGCACCTCCGGACTCGCCTGGATGCAGGGCCTGTTGTGTCTGATGGTGCTCGGCCTGACGCTGCTGCTCCTGCCCCGCATGGGGCTGACCGGAGCGGGCGTCGCCGAGATCTCCTCGCTCGCGGTGATCGTCGCGATCGCCGCGCCCAAGCTGTACCGGACGATCCGGCACGCACCGGCCCCCGAGGTCCCCGCGAGCGCGGCTCCCGACGGCGACCTCGCCGACCTCGGGGCGCGTGAGGCACCGGCCGCCGGTCGCACCCGCCGCCCCGGCTGGGCGCTCGACCAGGACACCCTCGCGCTGGGCATCCACGTCGACTTCGACCACCAGGAACGCCGTCCCGACGTACGCCCGGGTCCCGGCACCCCGCCCACGGGCACGCCCGTGCCGGGTGTGACGCGCGACCGGCCGACGTGGGCGCTGCAGAAGCCGCCCGACCTGGGGCTGCCGGTGGAGATGGGGGTCCCCCCGCTCGAGCGAATGCGAGAGTGGGGGAGGGAACCGGGCTCCGAATCCTCCCTCGGGCCGTCCGAGGCGGAGGTGGACGCGCCGTTCGAGGTGGCCTTCGACGCGGGCAAGGAGGTCGACGTACCGGAGGAGCCCGCCGTACCGGAGGAGGCGCCACAGTCGGCGGAGCCGCCGCGGCCCCTGTCCTGGCGGGAGCGGCTGCAACCCACCTGGCTCGGGGTGTTCCTCGGCTGCCTGCTGGCCGTCGCGCTGCTGCTGTACTGGGTGCCGGCCCTCGGCCTGGGCGAGGCCGACCTGGACCGGATGGGCGGGCTCGGGCTGATCTCGATCCTGCCGCTGCCCACGCTGGTCGGCGCGGCGCTCCTGGTCGTGGTCTTCGCCTCGCTGCTCTGGCTGGGCCGTGAGCACAAGGCGCTGCTGCTGATCACACTGGTGGCGACCGTGTTCTCGCTGCACGCGCTGCCCGCGGTGATCGAGGCCGAGCCGCGGTTCGCGACGGCCTGGCAGCACCTCGGGTTCATCGACTACATCGACCGGACCGGCTCCGCGGTGCCCGACCTGGACGCCCGCTGGAGCTGGCCGGGCTTCTTCGCGGCGGCCGCGTTCGTGGCGCAGGCCTGTGGGGTCACGGACTTCACCGAGGTCATCCGCTGGTGGCCGACGGCGATCCAACTCCTCTACCTGGTACCGATGTTCCTGCTCGTACGGCACATGCGGGCGAGCTGGCGGGCCAAGTGGACCGGCATCTGGATCTTCGTGCTCAGCGGCTGGGTCGGCCAGGACTACTTCTCCCCGCAGGGCTTCACCTATCTGCTGTATCTGGTGTTCGTGGCGGTCCTGCTCGTCTGGTTCCGCGCCCCGCGCGTGATCTGGACGAAACGGCGGCCCGGCGAGGCCGAGGTCGAACCCACGAACCGCCGCCAACGGGCCGTCCTGCTCACGGTGTTGGTCGGTCTGTTCGCGGCGAGCGTGCCCGCCCACCAGCTCACCCCGTTCGTGATGCTCGGCGTGCTGGCGGCGCTCGTCCTGATCGGGCGCAGCGAACTGCGCGGCCTGCCCATCCTGTTCGCCGTCATGGTGGCCGCCTGGATCGGCTGGATGGCCGAGCCGTACTGGTCGGGACATTTCGACGACCTGTTCGGCGGGGTCGGCGGGGTCGGCGGCAATGTGTCCTCGTCGGTCTCCGGCCGTATCGAGGGCGGCAGTTCGACCCACAAGCTGGTCCTGTACGTGCGCGTGCTGCTGGCGGGCGGGGTCATGGCCCTTGCCTGTTACGGCTGGTGGCGGCGGCGCGACCACAAGTACCGGGAAGCCGCGCTGCTCGTCCTCACCTTCGTGCCGTTCCTCGGCTTCGGCATGCAGTCGTACGGCGGCGAGATGGCCCTGCGGGTCTTCATGTTCGCCCTGCCGGGCGCCGGACTGCTCGCCGCGCTGGCGCTCTTCCCGCGCACCGGGGTCACCGCGAAGGAGCGCGAGAAGGACCGGGTCAGCCTCGCCCCCGTGGCCGCGCTCATGGCGGGTCTGCTGCTCGTCGGCGGCTTCCTCGTGGCCCGGTGGGGCAACGAGCCGTTCGAGCGGATCCAGCCCGGCGAGGTCGCCGCCATGGACTACGTCTACGCGCACGACGATCCGACGGTCCGGGTGCTGTGGTTGTCCAACGACACGCTCGACAACGTGACACCGGCGATGCCGTGGGGCGCGAAGGACATGGAGAAGGTGTCCTACGTGCCGACGCCGGCGCCGACCGACCCGGTGCTGGTGTCCGGGCTGGTGAAGTCGCTGAAGGACGCGGGCCCGAACTCGTATCTGATGGTCAACGTCAGCCAGGTCACGTATCTGCGTCTGGACGTGGGCTATTCGAGGACGTGGGAGCCGAGGCTGCTCGACAACCTCGACGGCCGCAAGGAGCTCAAGCGGGTCCTCACCAACGACGACGTGACCATGTACGCCCTGCGGGACCAGCCCGCGGGGAAGGTCGCGAAGGCCGATCCCGGGCCGATCGGGCCGCAGGTGACCTGGACGCCCTGGTCGGTGGTGGGGGCGCTGGCGGCACTGGCGCTGATCCTGTTGCTCTCGGCCCGTGAGGTGGTGCGGGTCGCGGTGCGGCCGGGCGTACGGCAGCTGCGGTGGCTGCAGAGCAGCTTCTGGTTCGCGCTGCCGCTGCTCGCGGTGTTCCTGGCGGCGCTGGTGCAGCGGTTCCTGACGATGAAGTGACGCCCTTCGGACGTCATTCGGAGGTCAAGTGGCTC
This portion of the Streptomyces canus genome encodes:
- a CDS encoding polysaccharide deacetylase family protein yields the protein MAEPPVPILMYHAVATDPNAATRALSVSPEAFARQMEIVAESGLMPVRTADLAARWRDGRPLPARPVLITFDDGYEGVHRHALPVLAKHGFTATVFVSTGWIRGAYDTGGGLDTMLDWDQVRELAAADVEIGGHTHTHPELDQLDDSALRHELIHSREIVTDELGTAPASLAYPYGYSSRRVREAVRETGYGQALAVNNGLARRSQGPYALTRLTVRRSTTAEEFERLVQGRAIARDFARDRALTKGYALVRRARQVRRKVSRSRV
- a CDS encoding GNAT family N-acetyltransferase, with protein sequence MDISVYRPGELSAADRAAWSAMQSKAHLQGSPGLANPFLSPEFALAVGRCRRGVRIAVVREQGEPAAFLPFQRTAAGVGRAVGLGISDAQGLVHRPGFTWQARELLRACGLAVWEFDHLVEGQGPFEAEASGRFPSPVMDVDQGYETYLAGLRERSPKFTRTTLAKERRLARTVSELRYVHDERDPAALRVLMGWKSAQYRRTGRSDRFAHEWIARLVEQLFHTRSEPFAGILSVLYADGKPVAAHFGLRTERVLACWFPAYDPQYAKYSPGLVLHLRMAEAAAADGVAYLDLGRGQKEYKDSLKTRELTVSEGWVTRRHPVAVGHRVRRVPARALRNAVVARPELFEPADRLLKKVGKIRSGATVTVKPTKT
- a CDS encoding lipopolysaccharide biosynthesis protein produces the protein MSDTTTTTEPESTAAKAPEQSGRRIRLPGLGRGAGGGNQLFRNAYALMLNTGVSAVLGLGFWLAAARYYSESAVGQGSAAIAAMKLLAGLTAVTLTGALARFIPVAGRATGRLIARTYAGSSVVVAIAAAVFLLTLDMWGPSYRFLHGTVNGLGFIAAVIAWNVLTLQDGVLTGLRSALWVPVGNTVFSAVKLGLLVAFAVAIPTAGVFVSWVTAIAVSVLPLGWMVFRRLAPRHVKATEDHAKPPSLREIGRFLAGDYTGSLFSLAVVYLVPVIVASQVSSQDNAYFYITTTIGGTCNLLAINMGASLTVEGSHDPSRLAANTRAALKRMARIMLPVAGVLFFGAPWILGVFGSGYADAATPLLRWFAVGAVLRVVMETYFAVLRAQSRTSGLAWMQGLLCLMVLGLTLLLLPRMGLTGAGVAEISSLAVIVAIAAPKLYRTIRHAPAPEVPASAAPDGDLADLGAREAPAAGRTRRPGWALDQDTLALGIHVDFDHQERRPDVRPGPGTPPTGTPVPGVTRDRPTWALQKPPDLGLPVEMGVPPLERMREWGREPGSESSLGPSEAEVDAPFEVAFDAGKEVDVPEEPAVPEEAPQSAEPPRPLSWRERLQPTWLGVFLGCLLAVALLLYWVPALGLGEADLDRMGGLGLISILPLPTLVGAALLVVVFASLLWLGREHKALLLITLVATVFSLHALPAVIEAEPRFATAWQHLGFIDYIDRTGSAVPDLDARWSWPGFFAAAAFVAQACGVTDFTEVIRWWPTAIQLLYLVPMFLLVRHMRASWRAKWTGIWIFVLSGWVGQDYFSPQGFTYLLYLVFVAVLLVWFRAPRVIWTKRRPGEAEVEPTNRRQRAVLLTVLVGLFAASVPAHQLTPFVMLGVLAALVLIGRSELRGLPILFAVMVAAWIGWMAEPYWSGHFDDLFGGVGGVGGNVSSSVSGRIEGGSSTHKLVLYVRVLLAGGVMALACYGWWRRRDHKYREAALLVLTFVPFLGFGMQSYGGEMALRVFMFALPGAGLLAALALFPRTGVTAKEREKDRVSLAPVAALMAGLLLVGGFLVARWGNEPFERIQPGEVAAMDYVYAHDDPTVRVLWLSNDTLDNVTPAMPWGAKDMEKVSYVPTPAPTDPVLVSGLVKSLKDAGPNSYLMVNVSQVTYLRLDVGYSRTWEPRLLDNLDGRKELKRVLTNDDVTMYALRDQPAGKVAKADPGPIGPQVTWTPWSVVGALAALALILLLSAREVVRVAVRPGVRQLRWLQSSFWFALPLLAVFLAALVQRFLTMK
- a CDS encoding glycosyltransferase family 2 protein, with amino-acid sequence MSSVLRPATAGQDVPTASQYRPISTHLAITPPVSVVIPAMNEAENLPYVFKTLPDWIHEVVLVDGNSTDDTVAVARELWPEVKVVEQHGKGKGDALITGFEACTGDIVVMIDADGSADGNEIVSYVSALVSGADFAKGSRFANGGGTDDMTFIRKLGNWALCTIVNRKFGARYTDLCYGYNAFWRHCLDKIDLDCTGFEVETLMNIRVVKAGLKVQEIPSYEYLRIHGASNLRAVRDGFRVLKVILGERSNRRALRRRAHHSPMLDSRRGEVS
- a CDS encoding glycosyltransferase, which encodes MSDPDISVVICVYTEDRWEDILAAVASVRTQSYPALETLLVVDHNPVLLDRLTKEYKEVREVRVFANAGPRGLSAGRNTGIAASRGEVIAFLDDDAVAERDWLRHFASGYADPRVMAVGGRTMPIWASGRRPAWFPEEFDWVVGCTYKGIPSGLVRVRNVLGGNASFRRSAFDAAGGFATGIGRDGDKRPLGCEETELCIRLSRARPDAVLLIDDRAVIHHRVPEAREHFGYFRTRAYAEGLSKALVARSVGADKGLESERRYATRVLPAGVVRGLRDAALSRPGGAGRAGAIVAGVLTAAGGYVVGAVRARRGGATFTVADIERERDG